ACTCATGAAATCCAGTCAAGCAGCACATCATGAAGTCCTGCTTGGGGCTGTATCTAACTTTTGCAGGGACCTCCATGATGAATCCCTATTCTGGCCCAGATGGAACCAAAGTGTGCTGCAATGTAGGGTAATCCTACACTGGATTACCCTACACTGGTAAAGACAGTAATTGCATCTTCCCTGCTCAGTGTGGCTGctgaggattgattgattgattaagtgccgtcaagtcggtgtctactcttggcaaccacatagatatattctctccaggatgatctgtcttcaacttggcctttaaggtctttaaggtgcattcattgctgtcgtaatcgtaTCCCTAAAACAGAAATGCATCCTTAAAAGGTCCGCTCAGGCTACATGACTAACATTCAGGAGTTTTACCTGTTCCTGTTCCAATGGTTTAAGTGAGCCTAATTCTGCATAGGATCATCAGGGTTGAGTTCAGACCCCCAAAGCAACTGTTACAAAAGTGTTAACACAGTGGAAGGTATTGGCGGGAGCTTTCCCCAAAGTCTGCAGCCTACCGGGGATTTGCCCCGAAAAACGAGAACATGAACATCTAGAAATGTCTTGCCTTGAGCCTGCATCTAATACTGATTTTTCTTGGTTCCTCCACAAGCAAATGTGACTCTGGATCCAGCGACTGCTTATTCACAGCTAATGCTGTCTACAGATAGAAAGAGCATGACACAGGATAGAGTCCTCTGCTCTTGTCCAGTCACAAGCTCAGAAGGCTTTAACTTTGTTCCTTGTGTGCTGGGCTGTGAAGGGTTTACTTCAGGAAAGCACTACTGAGAGGAAGAGATTACAGCTGAGGGTGGAAGCATGGGTGTTGCTAAGGAATCGGTCAAAAGGATGGATATAGTCACCATCTCTCCAGCTGAGGGGATTTGGGCTCTGCAGTCAGAAAGCAATAATCTCTGGCGTAGAGAAGCCAGCAGAATCCGTATTTATCTGGACTATAAGGGAGAACAGGTGGCATACTTTGATGCCAGTCCCAGTGAACTGATTGTTTTTCCTGCCAGCTATTTTTTCTGGAGAAAGAATTTTTCCATTCTTTATGCCGCCGAAAATGGGGGCCCAGGCAAAGTTATGTCCTTGATGAATGGTGCAGACTATCTTGGATTTACGGCTTGCTAGAAGCCTATCCTATCGAATCCAGTTGTACTGTATTCATTGCCTGTACATGAGTTGGCAAGAACTGGAGGAAGATGTTGGCCATAGAAGCCAAAAGCACTAATAGCCCTTAGATTTGAGGGGAAGAAGGAAGATTTAAGAAGGAAAGATGTTCTGAGCTTAAGACAATGTTTCCTAATTCAGTGCCTCTGTATGGTAGATCCTCAAAgttggaactttttttttaaaaaagtaaataaataaagtaatttgTTTCTCTAAGCTCTAGTATTTTATTCTTATATTTTCAAGCATATTAATGCCATTTCATGGGTGGGAAAGTTGACACCAAGCCAGCTGGTGTATAGGATCAGTATGTGGAATAAATaacccatatttacccaaatagaagatgacccctGCAAAgaaagttaaatacaggttatatgtGTATTTACCATAGgtggaaccggggggggggggcaggcagggcacgtgccctaggcgctactgaggtgggggcgccatgccagttcctgccacccccaccccattgcccacttgcccagccccagggcctctcagccacttgcctccagctccggcctaggattggagcagcctgcaaactgcagagctcttctctccccgcctctcagctgatcggcgggtgggcagggcttccagagaggcctccgagtaggcctccctgaagcctgaattcggcaggccaagcaagccaggaaggaggctggcagagctccctgaagcagaccctccctgcagcagaccagactatccagcacagcttttgcaggtaggctgtgaattcctttttgtggtttcccccatatatagggatctgcttgccatagggctttgatatgggtggtggggcgagactgagaagtctctgaatatttaatttaaaacagactggaaaatgtgctggctttaaaaacaaaaactattacaaaaacttctggaacaaatatttatttattcattcattcatttataaatgcacttatgttcaagttgttttgcaacccagaaggtctgagtgaaaactgtgaagcatgtgttgtgcttttattttatttttcttgtgtgtgaactgctccccaataacttgcagggacttcagggtaaatctggccaacatgtgaatgcagcacctccattccagaggaggtgtgtgttaaagggctttaaaagcctcgtgtgaaaaacctcctggaatcaaactttactgaatttgttcagaattctgagaaaacaaacataggctcaccctgcatggttgaaagtctcctttgctaatctgcagcgagggggccattttaataattagcgttgctagtgtgttctaggcattaaaagtagcacaaatatacagtactcaatgtatatcactatatactgtgaagtgtgcatgcgtgtattcagtgaaatgtatttccaggcagcatacttattttgaaatatcagacgtaAATCCtttggggcctggggtgtgtggaggccctggactttgaggggctgggggcccattttaaaatctcatcttggcccattccaaccttgctatgcccctggcggtcactacacatgggtttctgcacaacacctgcacagaagaaacttccatgtagaaaatgtgtctcttgtaaattgaccctgaattttccatccatgactgggatatttgagaattagagtcaataataaaagaacagcacactgcttgtgacaggaaggggcaaattacaatgatttcttagtctggcaggggctggttttggccctggcagaacttggctgtcggctcctgttgcaaattcctctgtctagtgtggcaaactaatgtatcctcctccctcttggtgtcaaagcaAGCACTGGTGtagtgaatgcacatataccccatcatgagccaacagtcatcataagacaaaggctggcaggaatcattcactggtttatagacacacacacacacacacaccaccaccaccttcttcttcccctattttgctagtggctatttgggcaggtgatcctctaggacagagtcatgtttttttaaaaaaagaatgagatgagacagagaaaatgacacttggaatccttgcataactcctgactgttgttctaagtcttttacagagatggctcatgttttcaggttttgatcaacaaccatgtctagatggtacagtgttccttttaacagggatttccagattgttgactacaagtcccatcattcctgtttggacaggggcgcaatttcagtgcttgccctaggcgctatttcccctagttacgcctctggtatttacccaaaaggaacagcattCTGTATTTAAGAGGActccccaatttctaatatcaaagaacttgggggggaaacctagtattggattcaggtaaatttaGTAAATGTGCTATGGTTGTCTAACCATGTGGCACATGGGCAAGGAGGTGGCTTCCTGGATGGCACACCTCTACACAGTGAGACAATTTCGCCTAGCACTTATTTCAGCCCAACGCTCTTGCTCTTGAGTGGGGGCTTCAtgtagccttttaaaaagatgtaaactgcccagacacaagtttggggtggtgtgtacatatgataaataatatgCTGTATTGGCACAAATTGACTTACAAAATACAGTAgttgaagaggagaggagagctggtctggtcttgtggtagcaagcatgacttgtccccatagctaagcagggtctgccctggttgcatctgaatgggagacttgacatgtgagcactgcaagatattcacctcaggggatgaagctgctctgggaagagcaggtttcaagttccctccctggcttctccaagatagggctgagagagattcctgcctgcaaccttggagaagccgctgccagtctgtgaagacaatactgagctagatagaccagtagtctgactcagtatatggcagtttcctatgtccctatgaaactAGAGTAGTCAGCACTTGCTCTTATTGCATATGCTAGATTGAACCTTAACAGGGTGAGGTGGCCCACCAGCGTGCAGTAAGTTGTCAGCTCTTTGGATCCCGTTTCATCAGGAAGCGATTCTAGGTTTGCCCTAAACACCAATGTGCCTGTTTAACAGCAAGTCCGTTGTACAGCTTGGCAACGGAACACTAAGAAACTTGTCTATAAAATGCCCGTTTTGAAacgtcatttttaaaatttacttaTTTCTAGAGCTTCGATTAAACTTCTCTTGCAAAAAACTTATTCCAGTGAAGCCAACCACTTTCATTGTCTTTGTGGGTGGCTCTGAAAAGAGCCTTTGGGTCTCAGTATTTCCCCCCCGGGCCAGGGCTGACGTTTCTCTCCTCACTGAACTGCGACGGGAGCGGCTGTAGGCTTGACTGCGAGTTTGGGAACTTTGGCGGATTTGCTGACGCTGGTGCCAGgcttggtggcggcagcagtgtgCATTGCTTCAGTCTTCTTGGGAAGCAAGACAGAGTGTATGTTGGGCAAAACGCCGCCTTGCGCAATGGTCACGCCTCCCAACAGCTTATTCAGTTCCTCGTCGTTGCGAACAGCCAACTGCAAGTGGCGTGGAATGATGCGGCTTTTTTTGTTGTCTCTGGCCGCATTACCAGCAAGTTCCAAAATCTCAGCACTCAGATACTCGAGGACAGCAGCCAAGTAAACGGGAGCTCCACATCCGATTCGCTCAGCATAATTCCCCTTCCGCAACAGCCTATGCACTCTGCCCACAGGAAACTGCAACCCAGCCCGAGAAGAGCGGGATTTTGCTTTAGCTCGTGCTTTCCCTCCTGTCTTGCCGCGGCCCGACATAGCTGAAATATTCTTTGCTTCTTTCCGACACAGTAGCGAGAAGA
Above is a window of Hemicordylus capensis ecotype Gifberg chromosome 2, rHemCap1.1.pri, whole genome shotgun sequence DNA encoding:
- the LOC128344923 gene encoding histone H2A-like, whose protein sequence is MSGRGKTGGKARAKAKSRSSRAGLQFPVGRVHRLLRKGNYAERIGCGAPVYLAAVLEYLSAEILELAGNAARDNKKSRIIPRHLQLAVRNDEELNKLLGGVTIAQGGVLPNIHSVLLPKKTEAMHTAAATKPGTSVSKSAKVPKLAVKPTAAPVAVQ